Genomic window (Psychromonas sp. L1A2):
CTGAAATCGCCCCAAGTAATGAAGTCATCTAATCCAAAGCCAGTAGTGGTAATAACTGATACCACATTAAACACACTTAAACGGAGCGCATCTGCCCATGAAAATTGGTCAGTAAATACCAAGTAAAGGGTTAAACTTAATGAACAACACATCACTAGTTTTGCAAAGCCTTGGATCTGAGCATCTCGCCATAATGGCCCAAATGACTTTTGTTGCATGCTACGGATGAGTAATAAAAATGGCAAACCACCTAGGAACATAAAGACGATTGCGTTCCAATGAGCTAGTTTTGAAAAATGCCCCATGGAGCTATCAGAGGTTGAATATCCGCCAGTAGAGATAGTGGTCATGGCATGATTTACAGCATCAAAGTTTTCCATGCCTGCGAAGCGATAACCAATAAAACAACAAACCGTTAAAGATATGTATACCAATAAAATATCTAATGCAACACGACGTGTTTTAGAGGCTGATTTATCAGACCAATCAGATGATTCAGTTTGGAATAAACGCATACCACCGACGTTTAAAAACGGCAATATAGCAACCCCCATAACAATGAAACCCACACCGCCTAACCATTGTAGAATCGAACGCCATAAAAGAATACTTGGATGCATAGTATCTAAGCCAGATAAGACAGTACTCCCCGTAGTAGTGATACCTGACATGGTTTCAAAAAAGGCATCGCTATAGCTAATATGTTCAATAAAAACAAAAGGTAATGCTGCAAATAAGCTGGCTAATATCCACACACCAGTGGTTAACATAAACATTTCTTTTACTCCCAAATGGGAGCGGTTAGTTTCACCACCAAGGTATAAGAAAACGATCGATGCTAAGTGTGTAATGATAATTGACGCTAAAAACTCCATCCCTCCAAAAGAGTGATAGTAAAAGGCCAATATCATGGGGAAATACATAAAGACTGCCATTTTTGACAGTACCAATCCCGTGATAAAAAATAGCGGACGGTAGTTCATCTGCTATCTCTTACAAGAAGAATGGGCTTGGTTGGAATAGTTTCTCAATATCACTGATATATTTTTTGTTCACTAAGAACAAGATCACGTGATCATCGGTTTCTATTACCGTATCATCATGTGCAATCAGTACCTGTTCATCGCGCACAATCGCACCAACACTGGTTCCTTTTGGTAGTTTTAACTGAGAAATCTCTTTACCCACTACTTTAGAGGTCATGTTGTCGCCTCGCGCCACAATTTCAATCGCTTCTGCCAGACCTTCTCGTAATGAATAAACGTGTTTTAAGTCGGCTTTACGTACATGAGTGAGTAAGGCTGATAATGTTGCTTGTTGCGGCGATATTGCAATATCAAGGATATTGCCTTGGATTAGATCGACGTAAGCAGTTCGTTGAATCAATACCATGGCTTTACGTGCACCTAGACGCTTTGCCAACATCGCAGACATGATATTCGCTTCATCATCATTGGTGACGGTAATAAATAAATCTGTTTGATCGATATGTTCTTCTAATAGTAAATCTTGATCTGACGAGTCACCACAAAAAACGATTGTATTCGATAAAGTTTCAGATAAATACTCTGCGCGGCTGTAATTTTTCTCAATCAGTTTCACTGAGTTTTCTTTTTCTAAGCGTTTCGCTAAGCTTTCACCGATATAACCACCGCCAACAATCATGATACGTTTATAAGGATGTTCAAGTTTTTGCATTTCCCCCATGATCGCGCGAATATTAGGGCTCGCTGTAATAAAGAACACTTCATCATCGGCTTCAATAATGGTTGTCCCTTGAGGGCGAATTGCTTTACCACGTCTAAAAATAGCCGCTACACGCGCTTCGATATTAGGCATATGTTCTTTTAAAGCAGAAATAGCGTTACCAACTAAAGAACCACCATAATAAGCACGAATCGCCACTAGGCCAACCTTACCATTGGCAAAGTTAGCAACTTGTAGAGCGCCTGGGTACTCTATTAGCTGGGCGATGTAATCACTTACTAACTTTTCAGGTGCAATGATATGGTCAATCGGAAAAGCGTCTTTATTAAAGAGTTCTTTCTCATGCATCACGACACTTTGAGATCGAATACGTGCTATTTTTTTAGGTACATTAAATAACGTAAAAGCAATTTGGCAGGCAACCATATTAATTTCATCACTGTTAGTCACAGCAATTAACATGTCGGCATCAATAGCGCCAGCATCGCCCAATGTATGTGGGCTAGAAGCACTACCTTGCACTACGCGCAAATCAAACCGATCTTGTAGCTCTTGTAAGGCTTCATGATTTTCATCAACTACGGTGATATCGTTATTTTCGCCAACCAAGTTTTCAGCTAAAGAAGCACCAACTTGTCCTGCACCTAAAATAATAATTTTCATTTCATCTCACTGCTTATCGATTGATTTTTTTCTTTTATAACGCTTTTTGTAGTTTCGCGTAATAAAATCCATCCATTTTTTGCTCATTAGGCAAAATTTGGCGACCTTTAGTTGATTCATTATATTGTGCAGATAGTGGAATTAATGATGCATCACTTGTACTTTCTAAAAAGCCTTTGATTTGTAGATCATTTTCATCGGGCAAAATAGAACACGTCGCATATAACAACACACCACCCGGCTTCAATTTTTTCCATAATGCGCTCAAAATATTCTTTTGCAACGACACTAATTCACTAATATCACTATCGCGTCTTAACCAACGAATATCTGGATGACGACGAATAACACCTGTGGCACTACATGGAGCATCACATAAGATTCGGTCAAATTGCTCACCAGACCACCAGTCATCTGGTTTAGAGGCATCACCGTGGATAACCGTCGCTTCTAAATTTAATCTTGCTAAGTTTTCTTTAACACGTAATAAGCGCTTTTCATCAAAATCAACGGCAACCATTTGTTTAAGCTTTGGTTGTAGTTCTAATGTATGAACTGTTTTACCGCCAGGCGCAGAACAAGCATCTAACACCAAATCATTAGGTTGTGCGTCTAAATAATGAGCAGCTAATTGTGCCGCGCCATCTTGTACTGACACCCAACCTTCAGAGAATCCTGGTAACTGATAAACATCACAGGCATTTTCTAAACATAAAGCATTGTCATTAAACTCTGCAACGTCTGCTTTTTTATCTTGCTCTGTTAACAAAGCAAGATATTGTTCA
Coding sequences:
- a CDS encoding TrkH family potassium uptake protein produces the protein MNYRPLFFITGLVLSKMAVFMYFPMILAFYYHSFGGMEFLASIIITHLASIVFLYLGGETNRSHLGVKEMFMLTTGVWILASLFAALPFVFIEHISYSDAFFETMSGITTTGSTVLSGLDTMHPSILLWRSILQWLGGVGFIVMGVAILPFLNVGGMRLFQTESSDWSDKSASKTRRVALDILLVYISLTVCCFIGYRFAGMENFDAVNHAMTTISTGGYSTSDSSMGHFSKLAHWNAIVFMFLGGLPFLLLIRSMQQKSFGPLWRDAQIQGFAKLVMCCSLSLTLYLVFTDQFSWADALRLSVFNVVSVITTTGFGLDDFITWGDFSVLIFSGLLFTGACSGSTAGGIKIFRFQIAFSLLKRQLMLLMHPHALFPQKYNNRKVSDEILRSLVAFVIAYMTTIAVSTLLLTLFGSHSMVALSASITAVSNVGPGLVESIGPSGNFAALPAPSKWVLSIGMLMGRLEILTVAVMLTRHFWRR
- the trkA gene encoding Trk system potassium transporter TrkA, with amino-acid sequence MKIIILGAGQVGASLAENLVGENNDITVVDENHEALQELQDRFDLRVVQGSASSPHTLGDAGAIDADMLIAVTNSDEINMVACQIAFTLFNVPKKIARIRSQSVVMHEKELFNKDAFPIDHIIAPEKLVSDYIAQLIEYPGALQVANFANGKVGLVAIRAYYGGSLVGNAISALKEHMPNIEARVAAIFRRGKAIRPQGTTIIEADDEVFFITASPNIRAIMGEMQKLEHPYKRIMIVGGGYIGESLAKRLEKENSVKLIEKNYSRAEYLSETLSNTIVFCGDSSDQDLLLEEHIDQTDLFITVTNDDEANIMSAMLAKRLGARKAMVLIQRTAYVDLIQGNILDIAISPQQATLSALLTHVRKADLKHVYSLREGLAEAIEIVARGDNMTSKVVGKEISQLKLPKGTSVGAIVRDEQVLIAHDDTVIETDDHVILFLVNKKYISDIEKLFQPSPFFL
- the rsmB gene encoding 16S rRNA (cytosine(967)-C(5))-methyltransferase RsmB, giving the protein MNVRAIAAKVLNQVVEKGQSLSQALPAIQQDLTPKDKALVQMLCYGVLRTLPRLDFFCRSLMKKPLTGKQRDLHFLILVGIYQLLYTRIPSHAAVGETVNGAKALKKPALKGMINGVLRSFLREQESLIEQADQQPALLYCHPSWLVKRLQAAYGEEKAAQIMTDNNQQAPMWLRVNSRFHDREQYLALLTEQDKKADVAEFNDNALCLENACDVYQLPGFSEGWVSVQDGAAQLAAHYLDAQPNDLVLDACSAPGGKTVHTLELQPKLKQMVAVDFDEKRLLRVKENLARLNLEATVIHGDASKPDDWWSGEQFDRILCDAPCSATGVIRRHPDIRWLRRDSDISELVSLQKNILSALWKKLKPGGVLLYATCSILPDENDLQIKGFLESTSDASLIPLSAQYNESTKGRQILPNEQKMDGFYYAKLQKAL